The segment tgtggcacttgttattatattaaaattattttttgaagTTAGGTTAGATTATTCTCATGTAATTTTGTATTATATacaatttcattttctatttttaaattatataaataaaattagttaattcaaacaatcaaatataattacataaaattAAAATCTTATATACTTATCTTATTACATTTATTACTTTATTAAAATAACAAATACCACTACATGACACTTGTTTTACTTACTATATATTAAATTTAagataagaaataaaaaaaaattgttagaataCTCATGTTATTAGAGTCTATCCATTATTATCATTATAGAATCtttatgaatattaaataattttagatTTAACTATTACACTTCACCTTTTACTATCATTACCTTACCACATTAACATCCactacaataaataaataaataaatagtttgaCTTTTAATAAATAACCATAAGCAAAAATTTATTTGCCTGACAAGGACGATTGAAGGTCAAATTGAGCCCTAATATGATAGGAGGAAAGTGCACCATTTCACACGCAACACCTCGTGACCGCCAATCAACTGCATGTTTCCACATTAAAAAACGTTTAAGAGCGCCCTATAAAATGGGTCATTTCTGTAACATCCTCAACAGGCGACCCGTTCACGCATAAGGTTTTAACCCCCATTCGTCCACAAGGTATTCTTTGCTCATTCCATGATTTTCTTACAAAACAGTTGATTTCTGGTGCAATTTATTAGCCAATTGTGCGTGAATTGTGCGCTCATTCACGCATGCATTGTGCACTCAGCGTAGGGGCCACCCCATGGTTGACTATAACGTGCCGCCTTTTTAATCTCCATTGTGGGCTCGCTTTCCCATTTAGTCTGATCAGAAAATGGATTCATTCAAGGCAGTCATGAATCCAACTATCACCAAAGATTCATTCAAGGCAGTCATGGATCCAACTATCATCAAGGTActcaatttcttttttctttttctgtttttgTTTCAAAAGAGCAGTAAAATCTTTCTTCTCAAAGTTATTCATAGTAGATTATAATATTGTTATTAGGATTCAATTGTATAGTTCTGGAATCGAATTCATTGATCAAATATGACATAGTTTTTGAATCAAGTTCATAGATCTAATATGACAATTTTTGAATCAAGTTCATCATCTATGTTTCATAATAGATATTAGATGGTAATGGTTATagattatgatattgctattaagATTCAATTATGTAACATGTTTCAAAATAGATGCTAGATGGCTAACAATGTTTCATAATAGATATTAGATGTTAATGGTTATagattatgatattgctattaagATTCAATTGTGTAACATGTTTCATAGTAGATGTTAGATGGCGATGGGTATTCAAGGCGCATAGTTGTTAGGAAGCCGTGGAGCTGCACTCCACATCTGTCCTTCCACGATTTCGCTGCCCACATTCGAAAGATTTACAAGTTGCCCTCCGACAGAAGGGTGCGCATCGTGTACAAAAAGGAAGGAGAAATGGCTGCTGCAGAAGACGATCTAGAGTTTGAGGCTGCATGTTTTGATGCAATGCCCGGCCAGTCTATTCAAGCAGTGCCTGAACAGTATGTCAAGGGCTCCTGGTATCGCCTCAATTCGCAAAACCCGGTCGAATCAGTAATGAAAACTATGGATTTGCGTTAAACAGCGATAAGTAAATAGAATTGTTAAGTTTCTCTATCTGCTATGGATATTTTGAAAGGATAAAGTTATAAGGCGAAAAATGTCTCCAGATCTGAACGAGGTTTGAATTGACAAGTTTAGGCCTATCTTATTAAATTAGGGTTTGATATAGCTAATTTATAATTGGATCATTCTGATGATGGATTACAGATCTAAAATATTGATAATGGAAAATGTTTGTATGGTCAAATTTAGAAATTACAAGCTAATTCATCATATAGATTGTATGAGAATTTATTGCTTTCAAATTTTGGAAACATAATTTGTTTGAGATCATCTATTTGTATTTCTTTTATGAGATCTCCCAGAGATGTGAGTTTTCATATTAAAATCTGTgaacatttttcttttctttctattgAATTTAATCTCAAATATCATAAAAAGtttacatcaaaaaattcaaaaatatttcatataAAATCATATCCATCACTATAATGAAAAATAATGTCTGTCAATGGGCCCTTAATCTATTGGTGAAGCTGAATGTTTCTTAATGAACTCATCAGAAATTAAGTCTTGTTGAGTGTATGGCTCCGACATCTTGAAAATGAATGAAACCAGATTAAAGTAATTTGTAGATAACCTCCATCAacaaaaagtaaaaataataattttttaaaattttttttcatGATATCCAACCAACCTTCTAAATCTCTCTTTTAAGAATATTAGATTAATTAAATGTTTTGTTTTCAAATGCTAATATACAGCTGGGTATTTCATTACAACACCAGAAAAACCAAGGAATCTGATGGTTGTTGAAGAGCACTGTATTAAGTAGCACTTTCATACATTACAAGGTTTTCCCATTTCCCTCCAAATTTTTTTGTGATTGCACTTGCTTCTTCCCCATTTCATGGAGTCTTTGGTATTGCAATATCTAGTATAACATCTTAAGGAGGCGTTGCTTTGGCTGTGGCACTTGGGCTTTGGGTTACATAAGTTTCATgagaaataaataaacatttagtcTATGTATATTTGTCTAAAGTAATGCTTCAATATGAACAAACATGCATTAAAATTGACAAGGAACCAATGGGGTGCTTAGCTAAACGTATTATGTAATCTAATTCATACAAGTTTGATAAACTAGAAattgatatatattttattaagGCTTAAGTTTTGATGCATAGAATTgaaactttcaatttttttttagtcTTAAATTGTGCACTTCTATTTCAGAAACTTGTTTTCATGTGTATCTAATTAAGTTCTGCCTAGAAGCATTAATAGGATCTATTATCTTAAGTAAAAAAATAGTGTTTTATCTTGATAGAAATTAGGTCATGTGTATTGATTCAATGGTATTTGAATAAGTTTGAAGATATGTCAAGCATAATGCAAATGCTTATGCATATCTTCATTGTATGTAGATGTGGATGTAAtgttctctaggattgaatgatatATCTTAATAGACAATGATGTCTAAATGAAATAGGGATTTGTGTACTTTTATACAACACCATAGCATTCAAATTTGCATATTTATTT is part of the Cryptomeria japonica chromosome 10, Sugi_1.0, whole genome shotgun sequence genome and harbors:
- the LOC131076849 gene encoding uncharacterized protein LOC131076849, whose amino-acid sequence is MDSFKAVMNPTITKDSFKAVMDPTIIKMLDGDGYSRRIVVRKPWSCTPHLSFHDFAAHIRKIYKLPSDRRVRIVYKKEGEMAAAEDDLEFEAACFDAMPGQSIQAVPEQYVKGSWYRLNSQNPVESVMKTMDLR